One genomic segment of Gemmatimonas aurantiaca includes these proteins:
- a CDS encoding acetoacetate--CoA ligase: MTDPSLLWKPSARDIAATRLQQFLNDLVARGVVPTGGRDAHALQRWSVTHPERFWAEVWRAAGIMADGPGTQDAPWRDVLVGGDRMAPPDPVHGPRWFTETRLNFAEHLLRRRDDGLALVSWNEQGPQQRLTYATLATRVAQCAAALAARGVGVGDRVAGWMPNLPETVIAMLAAASLGAVWSSCSPDFGTKGVLDRFGQIAPTVLIAADGYRYAGKTIDCLPRLAEIVSAIPSLRAVWVVPYMSDAPALDTIDRAERFDQVLAAEAQATTPAFGRLPFDHPLYIMYSSGTTGLPKCMVHGAGGTLLQHWKELALHTDVSADDVLFYFTTCGWMMWNWLVSGLAVGATVVLYDGAPLAPDPAILWRMAEAERVSVFGTSAKYLAVLEKEGVTPRTTVNLEALRAILSTGSPLAAHSYDFVYRDISPSVRLCSISGGTDIISCFALGDPTGAVYRGELQMRGLGMAVAVWNDVGQPVEQEAGELVCTRPFPSMPVAFWNDPDGSLYRAAYFEHFPGVWRHGDWAEITAHDGLVIHGRSDATLNPGGVRIGTAEIYRQVEQIPEVLESLVVEQRFEGADGPDSRVVLFVRLRDGGELTEALRDTIRRRIREHTSPHHVPRVVIAVPDIPRTISGKITELAVRETIHGRPVKNQDALANPEALAHFRDRPELVVGPDR, translated from the coding sequence GTGACCGATCCGTCGCTTCTCTGGAAGCCGAGTGCCCGTGATATCGCGGCAACGCGGCTGCAGCAGTTCCTGAACGACCTCGTGGCACGCGGTGTGGTGCCGACCGGAGGCCGCGATGCGCATGCGCTGCAACGCTGGTCGGTGACGCACCCCGAGCGGTTCTGGGCCGAGGTGTGGCGTGCGGCGGGAATCATGGCCGACGGCCCCGGCACACAGGATGCGCCCTGGCGCGACGTGTTGGTGGGTGGTGACCGTATGGCGCCGCCCGACCCGGTGCATGGCCCACGCTGGTTCACCGAAACGCGGCTCAACTTCGCCGAGCATCTGCTGCGGCGTCGTGACGACGGACTCGCGCTCGTGTCGTGGAACGAGCAGGGGCCGCAACAGCGACTGACCTATGCCACCCTGGCCACCCGCGTTGCACAATGTGCCGCGGCGCTCGCCGCGCGAGGGGTTGGCGTGGGAGACCGCGTGGCGGGGTGGATGCCCAATCTCCCCGAAACGGTCATCGCCATGCTGGCCGCCGCGTCGCTGGGTGCCGTGTGGTCGAGCTGCTCGCCGGATTTTGGCACCAAAGGCGTGCTCGATCGGTTCGGGCAGATCGCACCCACCGTGCTCATCGCGGCCGACGGCTATCGCTACGCGGGCAAGACCATCGATTGTCTGCCGCGGCTGGCCGAGATCGTGTCGGCCATTCCCTCGCTGCGCGCCGTGTGGGTGGTGCCTTACATGAGTGATGCACCTGCGCTGGACACGATCGACCGGGCCGAGCGTTTCGATCAGGTGCTCGCGGCAGAGGCCCAGGCCACGACGCCGGCGTTCGGGCGTCTGCCGTTCGATCATCCGCTGTACATCATGTACTCGTCGGGTACGACCGGTCTGCCCAAGTGCATGGTGCATGGCGCGGGTGGCACCTTGCTGCAGCATTGGAAAGAGCTTGCGCTGCACACCGACGTCTCGGCCGATGACGTGCTGTTCTACTTCACCACCTGCGGCTGGATGATGTGGAACTGGCTGGTGTCCGGACTCGCGGTCGGCGCGACGGTGGTGTTGTACGATGGGGCTCCACTCGCGCCCGATCCGGCCATTCTCTGGCGCATGGCGGAAGCGGAACGGGTGTCGGTGTTCGGGACGAGCGCGAAGTACCTGGCCGTGCTCGAAAAGGAAGGTGTGACTCCACGCACCACGGTGAATCTCGAAGCCCTGCGCGCCATTCTGTCCACGGGCAGTCCGCTCGCCGCGCACAGCTACGATTTTGTGTATCGCGATATCTCGCCGTCGGTGCGGTTGTGCAGCATCAGCGGGGGCACCGACATCATCAGCTGTTTTGCACTGGGCGACCCCACCGGCGCGGTGTATCGGGGCGAACTGCAGATGCGCGGGCTCGGCATGGCCGTTGCCGTGTGGAACGACGTGGGGCAGCCGGTGGAGCAGGAAGCGGGAGAGCTGGTGTGTACGCGGCCGTTTCCCAGCATGCCGGTGGCGTTCTGGAACGATCCCGACGGCTCACTCTATCGGGCGGCCTACTTCGAGCATTTCCCGGGCGTGTGGCGGCATGGGGACTGGGCCGAGATCACGGCCCACGATGGTCTCGTCATTCACGGACGCAGCGATGCCACGCTCAATCCCGGTGGGGTGCGCATCGGCACGGCGGAGATCTACCGCCAGGTGGAGCAGATCCCCGAGGTGCTGGAGTCGCTCGTGGTGGAGCAGCGCTTCGAAGGCGCCGACGGTCCCGACTCGCGCGTCGTGCTGTTCGTGCGCCTGCGGGATGGTGGTGAACTCACCGAGGCATTGCGCGACACCATTCGTCGCCGCATCCGCGAACATACCAGTCCACATCACGTGCCGCGGGTGGTGATCGCCGTACCGGACATTCCGCGTACCATCAGCGGCAAGATCACCGAGCTGGCCGTGCGGGAAACCATTCACGGCCGGCCGGTGAAGAATCAGGATGCCCTGGCCAACCCGGAAGCGCTGGCGCACTTCCGGGATCGGCCGGAACTCGTCGTCGGTCCTGACAGATGA
- a CDS encoding LysM peptidoglycan-binding domain-containing protein, whose amino-acid sequence MTVPKLPGTLSGTSRGWLRAGAAAPPPRRQRSVWVRVLVALTSTTAVLATAAVVAAAAVVPPIGARRTARDAALREIGAQVLPGEHIVAQAFASQRRWTDMWRESFGVVAATNRRLLYVGAPPTPLLRPRDDGPLELLVESYPYDAAFTLAPRTIWRGRGRGLVLRTPAAQVDFIVDDGSWVDAQRVAVESARARGAVSREIEQLDATLRAPAPVAAEYVFHIVKRGETLTGLARRFRTSPDVLKQLNQLTQDDIKVGQRLRVPKVEADSVEQPQ is encoded by the coding sequence ATGACCGTCCCGAAGCTGCCAGGGACTCTCAGCGGAACCTCCCGCGGCTGGCTTCGCGCCGGAGCCGCCGCGCCGCCGCCGCGTCGTCAGCGCAGTGTGTGGGTGCGGGTGCTGGTGGCGCTCACCAGCACCACGGCCGTTCTGGCCACGGCCGCCGTGGTGGCCGCCGCGGCGGTGGTGCCGCCCATCGGCGCACGGCGCACGGCGCGTGATGCCGCACTGCGGGAGATCGGTGCCCAGGTGCTGCCCGGCGAACACATCGTGGCCCAGGCGTTCGCCTCGCAGCGCCGCTGGACCGATATGTGGCGCGAGTCGTTCGGTGTGGTGGCGGCCACCAACCGACGATTGCTCTACGTCGGTGCGCCGCCCACGCCGCTGTTGCGTCCACGGGACGATGGCCCGCTGGAACTGCTCGTCGAGAGCTATCCGTACGACGCCGCATTCACACTGGCGCCCCGCACCATCTGGCGTGGACGGGGACGCGGACTCGTGCTGCGCACCCCCGCCGCCCAGGTGGATTTCATCGTCGACGACGGCAGTTGGGTCGACGCGCAGCGCGTGGCGGTGGAAAGCGCGCGGGCCCGTGGCGCGGTCTCGCGGGAAATCGAACAGCTCGACGCCACGCTGCGGGCCCCGGCTCCGGTGGCCGCCGAATACGTCTTTCACATCGTGAAACGCGGCGAGACGCTCACCGGCCTCGCCCGTCGTTTCCGGACGTCACCGGACGTCCTGAAGCAACTCAATCAACTCACGCAGGACGACATCAAGGTGGGCCAGCGGTTACGGGTGCCGAAGGTGGAGGCGGATTCGGTCGAACAGCCGCAGTAG
- a CDS encoding deoxyhypusine synthase family protein, whose translation MAPSSSAPVSAFLRHHYRHFNAAALIDASDAYVRHLEQGGKMMVTLAGAMSTAELGLSLAEMIRQDKVHAITCTGANLEEDIYNLVAHDHYERVPNYRDLTPEQEQDLLDRHFNRVTDTCIPEAEAIRRIEKAILDEWTAADQKGERYFPHEFMYRILLSGKLEQYYQIDPKNSWMLAAAQKNLPIIVPGWEDSTTGNIFASHVIDGNIKNVHTVRSGIEYMMYLADHYTEVTKTASLGFFQIGGGIAGDFPICVVPMLHQDLQRTEVPLWGYFCQISDSTTSYGSYSGAVPNEKITWGKLGIDTPKYIIESDASIVAPLVFALVLGW comes from the coding sequence ATGGCACCGTCTTCTTCCGCGCCGGTTTCGGCGTTTCTCCGTCATCACTACCGGCATTTCAACGCGGCGGCCCTGATCGACGCGAGTGATGCCTATGTCCGCCACCTCGAGCAGGGTGGCAAGATGATGGTCACGCTCGCCGGCGCGATGAGCACGGCCGAGCTGGGCCTGTCGCTCGCCGAGATGATCCGTCAGGACAAGGTGCACGCGATCACCTGCACGGGCGCGAACCTCGAGGAAGACATCTACAACCTCGTGGCGCACGATCACTACGAACGGGTGCCCAACTATCGCGATCTGACGCCCGAGCAGGAGCAGGATCTGCTCGACCGGCATTTCAATCGGGTCACCGATACGTGCATTCCCGAAGCCGAGGCGATCCGCCGGATCGAGAAGGCCATCCTCGACGAATGGACGGCGGCCGATCAGAAGGGTGAGCGGTATTTCCCGCACGAGTTCATGTATCGCATCCTGCTCAGCGGCAAGCTGGAGCAGTACTACCAGATCGATCCGAAGAACTCGTGGATGCTCGCGGCGGCGCAGAAGAACCTGCCGATCATCGTGCCCGGCTGGGAAGACTCGACCACCGGCAACATCTTCGCGTCGCACGTGATCGACGGGAACATCAAGAACGTGCACACGGTGCGGTCCGGCATCGAGTACATGATGTACCTGGCCGATCACTACACCGAGGTGACGAAGACGGCGTCGCTGGGCTTCTTCCAGATCGGTGGCGGCATTGCCGGCGACTTCCCGATCTGCGTGGTGCCCATGCTGCATCAGGATCTGCAGCGCACCGAAGTGCCGCTATGGGGCTACTTCTGCCAGATCAGCGATTCGACCACGTCGTATGGGTCGTACTCCGGCGCGGTGCCCAACGAGAAGATCACGTGGGGCAAGCTCGGCATCGATACGCCGAAGTACATCATCGAAAGCGACGCGAGCATCGTGGCGCCGCTGGTGTTCGCATTGGTGCTGGGGTGGTGA
- a CDS encoding alpha/beta hydrolase → MATSASWQSYWIRLLVRARMRPHALRPIDPQWVRANMGRPRAARRFMARSTGARCVMLSARASWVGGEQLTAATFDEQNGPVVLYLHGGGFIGCSPETHRSLAGSLAQRLRARTYVPAYRLAPEHRFPGALEDALSAYRYLLDDEHIAPHRVIVAGDSAGGGLALSMLLAARDRGMPLPRAIVTYSPWTDLAATGASLEENSERCAMFAAITIKRAATFYLGDADPYSPYASPLYGDFRGFPPMLIHASTDEVLRDDSVRLAERARAVGVSVELRLWPRVPHVWQFFPAVLPEARQSLDDTRRFVEHICATHVCPTPHSTHAAVTVSEHPRPVT, encoded by the coding sequence ATGGCGACATCGGCGAGTTGGCAATCGTATTGGATCCGTTTGCTGGTGCGGGCGCGTATGCGTCCGCACGCGCTGCGTCCGATCGACCCGCAATGGGTGCGCGCGAACATGGGTCGCCCCCGGGCGGCCCGCCGTTTCATGGCCCGGTCCACGGGCGCACGGTGTGTGATGCTGAGTGCCCGTGCGTCCTGGGTGGGTGGTGAACAGCTCACCGCTGCCACGTTCGACGAACAGAACGGACCGGTGGTGCTGTACCTGCATGGCGGCGGATTCATCGGATGTTCACCCGAGACGCATCGCTCGCTGGCCGGATCGCTGGCGCAACGTCTCCGGGCGCGCACATACGTGCCTGCGTATCGGCTGGCGCCGGAACATCGATTCCCCGGTGCGCTCGAGGATGCCCTGAGCGCGTACCGGTATCTGCTCGACGATGAACACATTGCCCCTCATCGTGTGATCGTGGCAGGTGATTCCGCCGGTGGGGGATTGGCGCTGTCGATGCTGCTCGCGGCCCGCGATCGGGGCATGCCACTGCCGCGCGCGATCGTCACCTATTCGCCGTGGACCGATCTCGCCGCCACCGGTGCGTCGCTCGAAGAGAACAGCGAACGATGTGCGATGTTCGCGGCCATCACCATCAAACGGGCCGCCACGTTCTATCTTGGCGATGCCGATCCGTACTCGCCGTATGCGTCGCCGTTGTATGGCGACTTCCGCGGATTTCCCCCGATGCTGATTCACGCGAGTACCGACGAAGTATTGCGCGACGATTCGGTGCGTCTCGCCGAGCGTGCGCGGGCCGTTGGCGTGTCGGTGGAACTCCGGCTCTGGCCACGCGTGCCGCATGTCTGGCAATTCTTCCCGGCCGTCCTGCCCGAGGCACGTCAGTCCCTCGACGACACACGTCGATTCGTCGAGCATATATGCGCCACGCATGTGTGCCCCACACCACACTCCACGCACGCCGCGGTCACCGTCTCCGAACACCCTCGGCCCGTTACGTGA
- a CDS encoding LytTR family DNA-binding domain-containing protein yields the protein MSVRVLIVDDEALARQRVRRLLQNEADVEIVGEAESGHEAVGMIRDLQPDLVCLDVQMPGLDGFGVLRELEGGHVPMVLFITAYDEHAQRAFDVHAVDYVLKPVDADRFRAAFDKARRQRAHAVAAERLGELLETVRRLADGNADGPNALLGGALGGGLGLSGSGGGTALAPAPAATGAAAPAGNAAGTGRYASRILVKQDGRMFFVKTTEIDWIEADRNYVRLHVGKQAHTIRERISHLEETLDPRLFARIHRSTIVNLNRVREMQQWFSGDYVVILEDGTRLRLSRHYRDRVEKQVGV from the coding sequence GTGAGCGTTCGAGTCCTGATTGTCGACGACGAGGCGTTGGCTCGTCAACGCGTGCGGCGACTGCTGCAGAACGAAGCCGATGTCGAGATCGTGGGGGAAGCCGAGAGCGGCCATGAGGCCGTCGGGATGATCCGGGATCTCCAGCCCGATCTCGTCTGTCTCGACGTGCAGATGCCCGGGCTCGACGGCTTCGGCGTGCTGCGGGAGCTGGAGGGGGGGCATGTCCCCATGGTGCTGTTCATCACGGCGTATGACGAACACGCGCAGCGGGCGTTCGATGTCCATGCCGTGGACTACGTCCTGAAGCCGGTCGATGCCGATCGGTTCCGGGCGGCTTTCGACAAGGCGCGTCGGCAGCGGGCTCACGCCGTGGCCGCGGAACGGCTCGGTGAGCTGCTCGAGACCGTGCGTCGTCTGGCCGACGGCAACGCCGACGGACCGAACGCGCTGCTGGGCGGGGCGCTGGGTGGTGGGCTCGGGCTCTCCGGTTCGGGTGGCGGAACGGCGCTGGCCCCGGCGCCCGCGGCCACCGGCGCGGCAGCGCCCGCCGGAAACGCCGCCGGCACCGGACGGTATGCCAGCCGCATTCTGGTCAAGCAGGATGGACGCATGTTTTTCGTGAAGACCACGGAGATCGACTGGATCGAAGCCGATCGCAATTATGTGCGGCTGCATGTCGGCAAGCAGGCACACACCATCCGCGAGCGCATCAGTCACCTGGAAGAAACGCTCGATCCCCGTTTGTTCGCCCGCATTCACCGCTCCACGATCGTGAATCTCAATCGGGTGCGCGAGATGCAGCAGTGGTTCTCGGGCGACTACGTGGTGATTCTCGAAGACGGCACGCGGCTGCGCCTCAGCCGGCACTATCGCGATCGGGTGGAGAAGCAGGTCGGCGTCTGA
- a CDS encoding histidine kinase, giving the protein MASPTQPLTIADEGLRLRRLTRLLFAVVWIVPAVLASLQMALVGDASGAHYTLATAFVWQGATWLLWSLWSLLILTLVDRVKLDTARILPWLTVHIGASALVCIVDVFVIAWLDHIFSAVGQVTSYAFTLRVVLVNHLDFQVVLYWAVLGAAYMVEYVRRYRERDRAATELEQKLAHTQLEALRMQLNPHFLFNALNSVAELMEMDVREAQRTLTRVSDLLRLSLRSAGQSMIPVWQEIELVELYLQIARVRYGSGLEADITVDPSIVDEMVPSFLLQPLVENALKHGLAPGHRDQCIEVRVGRQGNSIDIVVEDNGKGLDGLLTTSGRFLAAVPSVDGLGIGLTNTRSRLTMLYRDRYAFRMSNLPTGGCRVEIRLPMEQR; this is encoded by the coding sequence ATGGCCTCTCCCACTCAGCCGTTGACCATTGCCGACGAAGGCCTGCGCCTCCGTCGGCTGACCCGTCTGCTCTTTGCCGTCGTCTGGATCGTGCCGGCGGTGCTGGCCTCGCTGCAGATGGCCCTCGTGGGCGATGCGTCCGGTGCGCACTACACGCTGGCCACGGCGTTCGTCTGGCAGGGCGCCACGTGGCTGCTGTGGAGCCTCTGGTCGCTGCTGATTCTCACGCTCGTCGATCGCGTCAAACTGGATACGGCGCGCATCCTGCCGTGGCTCACCGTCCACATCGGCGCCAGCGCGCTCGTGTGCATCGTCGATGTGTTCGTCATCGCCTGGCTCGATCACATCTTCAGCGCCGTGGGTCAGGTGACCTCGTACGCGTTCACGCTGCGGGTCGTGCTGGTCAACCACCTCGACTTCCAGGTGGTGCTCTACTGGGCCGTGCTCGGCGCCGCGTACATGGTCGAGTATGTCCGCCGTTACCGCGAACGCGACCGCGCCGCCACCGAACTCGAACAGAAACTCGCGCACACCCAGCTCGAGGCGCTGCGCATGCAGCTCAATCCGCACTTCCTCTTCAATGCGCTCAACTCGGTGGCCGAGCTCATGGAGATGGACGTGCGGGAAGCGCAACGCACCCTCACCCGGGTGAGCGATCTGCTGCGTCTGTCGCTGCGCTCCGCCGGCCAGTCGATGATCCCCGTCTGGCAGGAGATCGAACTGGTGGAGCTCTATCTCCAGATCGCGCGCGTGCGCTATGGCAGCGGGCTGGAAGCCGACATCACCGTCGACCCTTCCATCGTCGACGAGATGGTCCCCAGCTTTCTGCTCCAGCCGCTCGTGGAGAATGCCCTCAAGCACGGTCTCGCTCCGGGACATCGGGATCAGTGCATCGAGGTGAGGGTGGGCCGGCAGGGAAACAGCATCGACATCGTAGTGGAAGACAACGGCAAGGGCCTGGATGGTTTACTGACCACCAGCGGGAGATTTCTCGCCGCGGTGCCCTCGGTGGACGGCCTGGGCATCGGCCTCACCAACACCCGGTCGCGATTGACCATGCTGTATCGCGACCGGTATGCCTTCCGTATGAGCAACCTGCCCACCGGGGGGTGTCGCGTGGAAATCCGCCTGCCGATGGAGCAGCGCTGA
- a CDS encoding SIMPL domain-containing protein (The SIMPL domain is named for its presence in mouse protein SIMPL (signalling molecule that associates with mouse pelle-like kinase). Bacterial member BP26, from Brucella, was shown to assemble into a channel-like structure, while YggE from E. coli has been associated with resistance to oxidative stress.) produces MTSDSVPRSSSPLAAAILAIGVLAGGFLIGNGFARMRTADRTVSVKGVAEREARADLAIWPLRLVATDDDLARANATLERNVQQVRAFLKESGLDSAGTEVTMQEFSVQDGRTMGGYGNSARYVIRQTLVVRSIHVDVVQAASQRVPELVRNGVVLSSGQEYGGGGPTFVFTKLNDLKPAMIAEATARAREGAEQFAKDSQSSLSGIRTASQGVFEILPRDQAMGISEESQVVKKVRVVTTVVYGLDR; encoded by the coding sequence ATGACATCCGACTCCGTTCCCCGCAGCAGCAGTCCACTCGCCGCGGCGATCCTCGCCATCGGCGTGCTCGCCGGTGGTTTTCTCATCGGCAACGGGTTTGCGCGCATGCGCACGGCCGATCGCACGGTTTCCGTGAAAGGCGTTGCGGAACGTGAAGCCCGCGCCGATCTCGCAATCTGGCCGCTGCGCCTGGTGGCCACCGACGATGATCTGGCCCGCGCCAACGCCACGCTCGAACGGAACGTGCAACAGGTCCGCGCCTTCCTGAAGGAAAGCGGACTCGATTCCGCGGGCACCGAAGTCACCATGCAGGAGTTCTCTGTGCAGGACGGGCGCACCATGGGGGGCTATGGCAACAGTGCCCGCTATGTCATCCGGCAGACGCTGGTCGTGCGATCCATTCATGTGGACGTCGTGCAGGCCGCGAGTCAGCGGGTGCCCGAACTCGTGCGCAACGGCGTGGTGCTTTCCTCCGGTCAGGAATACGGTGGTGGCGGACCTACGTTCGTCTTCACGAAGCTGAACGATCTCAAGCCGGCCATGATCGCCGAAGCCACTGCTCGCGCGCGGGAAGGCGCGGAACAATTCGCCAAGGATTCCCAGAGCTCGTTGAGCGGCATCCGTACCGCGAGTCAGGGTGTCTTCGAGATCCTGCCCCGCGATCAGGCCATGGGCATCAGCGAAGAAAGCCAGGTCGTCAAGAAAGTGCGCGTCGTGACCACCGTGGTGTACGGCCTCGATCGCTGA
- a CDS encoding pseudouridine synthase, with protein sequence MSLARYLARLGYGSRKEVERLLASRRVTSRSGITLSDGKVPPHDDILVDDTPLDPPEGSVVLFHKPVGYVCSTRDRSPTVYELLPARFPHRSPVMATVGRLDADTSGLLLLTDDGALNHRVTSPRTHLPKTYRATLAEPLTGSEDALFASGTLVLKGEETALRPASLVVHGPCLADLTITEGRYHQVRRMFAATGNHVVALERIALGPLTLDGLPAGAWRVLSEPEVTALRNATQSATQNATQSTPRSPV encoded by the coding sequence ATGTCTCTCGCCCGCTATCTCGCGCGTCTCGGCTACGGCAGCCGGAAGGAAGTGGAACGTCTGCTGGCGAGCCGACGGGTCACCTCACGCAGCGGCATCACGCTGAGCGACGGGAAGGTCCCGCCGCACGACGACATTCTGGTGGACGACACCCCACTCGATCCCCCCGAAGGATCGGTGGTCCTGTTCCACAAACCCGTGGGATATGTGTGTTCCACACGTGACCGGTCGCCCACGGTATACGAATTGCTGCCCGCGCGTTTTCCCCACCGTTCGCCGGTCATGGCCACGGTGGGGCGCCTCGACGCGGACACGTCCGGGCTGCTGCTGCTGACCGACGACGGTGCGCTGAATCATCGGGTCACGTCTCCGCGCACTCATCTGCCCAAGACCTACCGGGCCACCCTCGCAGAGCCGCTCACCGGCTCGGAAGACGCGCTGTTCGCCAGCGGCACTCTCGTACTGAAAGGCGAGGAGACCGCGCTCCGGCCGGCCTCGCTGGTGGTGCATGGGCCATGCCTCGCCGACCTCACCATCACCGAAGGACGATACCATCAGGTGCGCCGCATGTTCGCGGCCACGGGCAATCATGTCGTGGCCCTGGAGCGCATCGCGCTCGGTCCGCTCACACTCGACGGGCTGCCCGCGGGCGCCTGGCGCGTACTCAGTGAGCCGGAAGTGACGGCGTTGCGGAACGCGACGCAGAGTGCGACACAGAATGCGACGCAGAGTACGCCCCGGAGTCCGGTGTAA
- a CDS encoding TlpA disulfide reductase family protein — protein MSDTRVNGRWPKWLPAWFTWPNLLVLVVGIWAAPRCWPHVEALVGVSAREARRPVYTVTTRTGRVLTADSLRGHVVLVNVWATWCPPCRAEMPALQQLADAYAAEGVIVLGLSVDRGPAAQVDAFLAERGITYPVAIVGDRIIQAFGGVRGYPTSLLLDRRGVVRHAVMGPVGPLTLRPALRRLLAESDSVPNAGDAGEFTPDSGAYSASHSVSHSASRSATPSLPAH, from the coding sequence ATGAGCGATACGCGCGTGAACGGACGCTGGCCAAAGTGGCTTCCGGCCTGGTTCACGTGGCCCAATCTGCTCGTCCTCGTGGTGGGCATCTGGGCAGCGCCCCGCTGCTGGCCGCACGTGGAAGCGTTGGTGGGGGTCTCGGCGCGCGAAGCGAGACGGCCGGTGTATACCGTGACCACGCGCACGGGCCGCGTGTTGACCGCGGACAGTCTGCGGGGCCACGTGGTACTCGTGAACGTGTGGGCCACCTGGTGTCCACCATGCCGCGCAGAGATGCCGGCCCTGCAACAACTCGCCGATGCCTATGCCGCCGAGGGGGTGATCGTGCTCGGACTGTCGGTGGATCGTGGACCGGCGGCCCAGGTGGATGCCTTCCTCGCGGAACGGGGCATCACGTATCCGGTGGCCATCGTGGGCGACCGGATCATCCAGGCGTTCGGCGGTGTGCGTGGTTATCCCACCAGCCTGTTGCTCGATAGACGGGGCGTCGTGCGACACGCCGTGATGGGGCCGGTGGGACCGCTCACGCTGCGTCCGGCGCTGCGTCGTCTGCTTGCCGAGTCGGATTCAGTGCCGAATGCGGGAGATGCCGGAGAGTTTACACCGGACTCCGGGGCGTACTCTGCGTCGCATTCTGTGTCGCACTCTGCGTCGCGTTCCGCAACGCCGTCACTTCCGGCTCACTGA
- a CDS encoding methyltransferase — protein sequence MSVYHQWLSAPVRVEDVAVTVATKPGVFAHGSEDPAARMLAGAIANAESPGGAPAERTPLCSVHLHAGNGLVPAVAAARGYRVIACDRSKPNATATERTLALSAAPAASQNAGNAAEAQVHHIAVPGACIPDGVASLVTVRIPTDRLGVQIAVAEAFRVLAVGGHCLLAGANDEGAKPAARLLQSVFGNAIVEAQHSGHRLVRATKETATPADATIFALPWLDPERFHEVPLDVPFEAELERTPLVQFTRPGVFSWEHHDEATALLIDTMNIRRGDRVLDLGCGAGGLGVVAALQSGARVVLVDADADAVRCARRTAHHAGASNIDVRASDVAEAVDGESFDVVLTNPPFHVGKATDLTVPQAFIDDAYDALAPGGRLYLVANRTLPYERLIQARFGEVRTAHDGRRFKVLGAVRT from the coding sequence ATGAGTGTCTATCACCAGTGGCTCTCCGCTCCGGTGCGGGTGGAGGATGTGGCCGTCACCGTGGCCACCAAACCCGGTGTGTTTGCCCACGGAAGCGAAGACCCGGCGGCCCGCATGCTGGCTGGGGCCATCGCCAATGCCGAATCGCCAGGCGGCGCACCCGCCGAGCGCACGCCGCTCTGCAGCGTGCATCTGCACGCGGGGAATGGGCTCGTGCCGGCGGTGGCCGCGGCCCGCGGCTATCGGGTCATTGCCTGCGACCGTTCAAAGCCCAACGCCACCGCCACCGAGCGCACGCTGGCTCTCTCCGCAGCCCCTGCGGCATCGCAGAATGCGGGGAATGCGGCCGAGGCGCAGGTCCATCATATCGCTGTTCCGGGGGCCTGCATTCCCGATGGTGTGGCCTCGCTGGTCACCGTCCGCATTCCCACGGACCGTCTCGGTGTGCAGATCGCCGTGGCCGAGGCATTCCGGGTTCTGGCCGTCGGCGGACACTGTCTGCTGGCCGGCGCGAATGACGAAGGGGCGAAACCGGCCGCACGACTCCTGCAGTCGGTGTTCGGCAATGCCATCGTCGAAGCCCAGCACAGCGGGCATCGACTCGTCCGGGCCACGAAAGAAACGGCCACACCCGCCGACGCCACGATCTTCGCGCTGCCCTGGCTCGATCCCGAACGATTCCACGAGGTGCCGCTCGATGTCCCGTTCGAGGCGGAGTTGGAACGTACGCCGCTCGTCCAGTTCACGCGCCCCGGCGTCTTTTCGTGGGAGCACCACGATGAGGCCACGGCGCTGCTCATCGACACGATGAATATCCGGCGCGGTGATCGTGTCCTCGACCTCGGCTGCGGCGCCGGTGGACTGGGCGTCGTGGCCGCGTTGCAGTCGGGCGCACGGGTGGTGCTGGTGGACGCGGATGCCGATGCGGTGCGCTGTGCACGACGCACGGCACATCATGCGGGCGCGTCCAACATCGACGTGCGTGCCAGTGATGTGGCCGAAGCCGTGGATGGCGAATCGTTCGACGTGGTGCTGACGAATCCGCCGTTTCACGTGGGCAAGGCCACCGATCTGACGGTGCCGCAGGCGTTCATCGACGATGCGTATGACGCACTCGCCCCCGGTGGCCGTCTCTATCTCGTGGCCAATCGCACGCTGCCGTACGAGCGGCTCATTCAGGCCCGCTTCGGGGAAGTGCGCACCGCGCACGATGGGCGTCGCTTCAAGGTGCTCGGCGCGGTGCGCACATGA